One segment of Geitlerinema sp. PCC 9228 DNA contains the following:
- the ccsB gene encoding c-type cytochrome biogenesis protein CcsB translates to MDLVALQNWLDNISFAVLFVTMLVYWVGASFSRLPYLQTMGTTGMAIANLTVTALLVSRWIEAGYFPISNLYESLFFLCWGLTGVHLLAESMSRSRLVGVFTSPVAMGITAFAALQLPQRMQTSAPLVPALKSNWLMMHVSVMMLSYATLMVGSLLAIAFLIVTRGKNVELHGSSVGNGSFRNYRKDTSANQMPSMSANAFASNGNSYTNNGSSSNNPTGSTAVLERTTATTVTTEGNTLSLSPHRLNLAETLDNLSYRIIGLGFPLLTIGIIAGAVWANEAWGTYWSWDPKETWALIVWLVFAAYLHARITRGWQGRKPAILASAGLVVVWICYLGVNLLGKGLHSYGWFF, encoded by the coding sequence ATGGATCTGGTTGCACTCCAGAACTGGCTGGATAATATTTCGTTTGCGGTTTTGTTTGTTACTATGTTGGTTTACTGGGTGGGAGCATCTTTTTCCCGCCTTCCCTACCTTCAAACCATGGGTACCACTGGCATGGCCATTGCCAACCTCACCGTGACAGCTTTGTTGGTCTCTCGCTGGATAGAAGCCGGTTATTTTCCCATAAGCAATTTATACGAATCTCTGTTTTTCCTTTGTTGGGGACTGACAGGGGTCCATTTGCTGGCAGAATCCATGAGTCGCAGCCGTTTGGTGGGCGTTTTTACGTCACCGGTAGCTATGGGAATTACCGCTTTTGCCGCCCTACAACTGCCGCAACGCATGCAAACTTCTGCTCCCTTGGTTCCCGCCCTCAAATCCAACTGGCTGATGATGCATGTGAGCGTCATGATGCTGAGTTACGCTACCTTGATGGTAGGTTCTTTGCTCGCGATCGCATTTTTGATCGTTACCCGCGGCAAAAATGTGGAACTGCACGGCAGTTCCGTGGGCAACGGCTCTTTCCGTAACTACCGCAAAGATACATCCGCCAACCAAATGCCCTCTATGTCTGCCAATGCTTTTGCTAGCAACGGCAACAGCTATACCAACAACGGCAGCTCCAGCAACAACCCAACTGGCAGTACGGCGGTTTTAGAACGCACCACCGCTACCACCGTTACCACGGAAGGTAACACCCTCTCTTTGTCTCCCCATCGCTTGAACCTAGCGGAAACCTTAGATAACCTCAGCTATCGCATTATTGGATTGGGCTTTCCTTTGCTCACCATTGGCATTATTGCTGGTGCGGTTTGGGCAAATGAAGCTTGGGGAACTTACTGGAGTTGGGACCCCAAAGAAACTTGGGCGTTGATTGTTTGGCTGGTGTTTGCTGCTTACTTACACGCTCGCATTACTCGGGGATGGCAAGGTAGAAAACCTGCGATTCTTGCTTCTGCTGGCTTGGTTGTGGTATGGATTTGCTATCTTGGTGTCAATTTGTTAGGGAAAGGACTCCATTCCTACGGCTGGTTCTTTTAA